CTGCTGCAATCTCCGTGATAAAGTTCTTCTCGAGGGCGTTTACTGCCAGACGGCTGTAAACATCCGCAATGACGGGATCCTTCGTCTTGGGGGCGTCCTTCGCCGAGGCCATCTTGGTGAAAAGCTCCAGCCATTCCGTCTCGGCAGTGTTCAGGTTCAGAACCTTCGCATCCACCTTGCTCAAGTCAATGACAATATACTTTTTTTTATTGTATACCGGCAAGGCGTCAGGATTACCCAGGCTGGAAAAACGGAACAATCCCAGTTCCTCACGGTAGTTTTCGCAGAAATCCACCGGAAAGTTACAGATCCATACGCTGTAGGTACTGGGCATCAAATAGGGATGGTCTTCCTTCTCAGTCGCGGTGCGCTGACTATCGAAATGAATCTTAGATTCAATGGAAAGCTGGTCGGCATAAAGTTCCACACGATCTGCAAAATCCTCGTGGGACGCCCGCTGCATCTCCAGGTCAATAAACTCGTTGTTGTTCAGCTTGGCGT
The window above is part of the Fibrobacter sp. UWR4 genome. Proteins encoded here:
- a CDS encoding PD-(D/E)XK nuclease family transposase, with the protein product LKQHTFLDPTRDRVFKEIFSKDATLIHFLNAILHLPEERKIVSIERKKPASTLTSGIDVEEVRFDVHAKLNNNEFIDLEMQRASHEDFADRVELYADQLSIESKIHFDSQRTATEKEDHPYLMPSTYSVWICNFPVDFCENYREELGLFRFSSLGNPDALPVYNKKKYIVIDLSKVDAKVLNLNTAETEWLELFTKMASAKDAPKTKDPVIADVYSRLAVNALEKNFITEIAAGMVTEAEISTRIGTARREGREEARLGDAEALLRYGDSVEKVSLVLKLPLEKVQELADKIAAEKV